The Planctomycetota bacterium genome segment CCGAGCACCTTCGGGCACGCCAGGTGAAACGGCATCCCGGCGATGGCGCACGCGACGTCCAGGCCGCCGGCCCCGATGGCGAGCATCGCCGCGCCGCCCGAGGTCGGCGTGTGGCTGTCGGCCCCGAGGAGCGTCTTGCCCGGCGCGCTGAACCGCTCCAGGTGGACCTGGTGGCAGATGCCGTTGCCCGGCTTCGAGAAATGCATGCCGTGCTTCGCCGAGAACGTCCGCAGGAACTCGTGGTCGTCGGCGTTCTCGAATCCGAGTTGCATCATGTTGTGGTCGACGTAGTTGACCGAGAGTTCGGTGGCGGGGGGCGGGGCGCCCATCGCCTCGTACTCCATCATCGCCATCGTGCCCGTGATGTCCTGCGTCAGGGTCTGGTCGATGCGGATGCCGATGTCGGCGCCGGCCTCCAGGCGCCCCTCAACGAGATGCGCTTCGAGGATCTTATAGGTGAGCGTCTTGGCCATGACGGGCTTTCCTCCACGCGACCGGATTCAGGGAGGAATTATAGGACGGCGGACGCGGTTCCTCAAGGCGAAAGGGGCGAAGCGGCACGGGTGCGGCCGTCGAGGGCGCCGCTCGCTCAGGCGTCCGAGGGCGCGTACACCTCGGGCGGGAACGCCTCGGCGATGGCCCGGCGGGATTCTTCGAGGTTGGCGAAGTGGCCCAAAGCCCGGGCCTGGACGGCGATGTTGCCCAGGGCGGTCGCCTCCGTGGGCCCGGCGTAAACGGGAATCCGGACGGCGTCGGCCGTCATCTGGTTCAGCAGCCGGGCCTGG includes the following:
- a CDS encoding aconitase family protein → MAKTLTYKILEAHLVEGRLEAGADIGIRIDQTLTQDITGTMAMMEYEAMGAPPPATELSVNYVDHNMMQLGFENADDHEFLRTFSAKHGMHFSKPGNGICHQVHLERFSAPGKTLLGADSHTPTSGGAAMLAIGAGGLDVACAIAGMPFHLACPKVLG